The genomic interval GTAAAGGTTTTTTTCATCAAGGCAAAGAAAGAGACTATAAGAAAATAACTATTTGGAGTCAGGGCATCGATAGTCTCTGGTTTAATGCAATTATTGCTCGTATTAAAGAACTTTCCAATCTGGAATCTATTCCCATAGTTTCTGGTGGAATAATGTATTCTATCTAGAGTAATTTCACTCTATTAATTTGTGTATTCCAATGAAAATGGATGTTGTTGTAGGTACTTCGAGCGGATAATCCAATGGATTGTAGAGGTATATACTAGTCAGGGTATGTGAATATAATAGATTCGACAAGTCATCTGGAATTATTGACTGATACATACACATACTTCCCGTACCAGAAAAGTTGGACAAAATATTTAGCTGTATTGGAAATGCGTTGTTATCCGCAGAAGTACCAACAATCCGTAACAACGGGTCGGTTGAATTACATGGAAGTTTAGCCAAAATATTTCCATTTACAATTTTCAACGGCATTGAACTATATAATGGAATAATGTCTTTCGAAGATATAGTCATAGGGTATGGCAATATTATCAGCGGCTGTACGTTTTCTACCATCTCTTCATTAGATGTACTATTCTTGCTAGTCATGTTCATACTTGGCACTACTGTATCATTAGTAAGTGGAGGAACAATTGTAGCATTGTTAGGAACAAGAAAATTTAAAGTACTATCTAACGGCTGGGATACATTATTTCCATTATTGATTGTCTGATTTAAGGTTGGATAGGAAATATTTCTCATGTCCTCTAAAACTGAATCGAGTAGAGATGATCCTTTCAAAGAATCAATTATTGATAGCGCCTCATCGCTAGATGATTTTGCTTGATCAAAATTATCTGAACTCTGGTCCAATTGACCAAATATGTTTACACCAATTATTGGAAGAAAAACTAGAACTAAACTTAATCCGATAATAGAAAAAAATCTCACTTGAACAGAATTTAACACTGTGATATAACAGTAAAAAAATTTATTTAATTCTTTCCTTTGATGATGAATGTGAGGCTACAAATTTCTTTATTTCTCCTAGGTCTGTTATGGGGGGAGTACAAGCAAAATCCTTACATATCAATACAAAATCACTACTTGGTTTTTCTTTAATCAACGTTTTATTTTTGAAAAGGCTGTATTTATCAAGGTCTTGCGATGCATTTCCCTCATACAAAACTGAAAATATGCTATTTGGAATAAACATTTTGTTTAATTCATCAGTCATTTTTGAATGTTTGATATCGTCAGTAAAGATGGTAATTTCTATTGGTTTTTTGAGATACAAATAACTAGACGATAACAACCAGCCAAATCCAAAGGGGTTATCTAACGCCGCTGGGATCGACCCTTTTATCATTTTCTCTGCTTTATCTATATAATCTCTCTTTCCTGTTATGTGATACAAACGAATCAAATTAGATACAAAAACCGAATTCCCACTAGGTATTGCAAGATCGTACAGTATTTTAGTTCTAAGAAGTAGAGATTCATGTAAGTTGGAAGAATAGTAAAAGTTATTATCTTCCGTATCCCAGAAATGTTTTAGTGCCAAATCGGCATAATTTGCAGCCAAGTCGATATACTTTGAATCTGTCTTTACCTCAACAATGTCTAGTAGGGCGTTAACATAAAAAGAATAGTCGTCTAGATAAGCAAGAATCTTTACGTCGCCATTCTTGTATATTCGATATAATAATCCATCCTTTGACTTTAACTTTTTTTCTACAAATTCTACCGCATTTAATGAAGCTTCTAGATATTTTCCTTTTCCTGTTATTTTGAAGCCCTTAACAAAGGCAGATATGGCTAATGCATTCCATGATAAAATTGTTTTATCATCTTTTTGAGGTCTTACTCTTTTCTCTCTGACGTCAAAGAGTTTTGCCGAATTAATATCTATTATATTTTTAATCTCTTCTGCGACTAAACCATATTTTTTTGATAGTTGGTCAATTGAATATTTGATATTGAGTATGTTTTTCCCTTCAAAATTCCCCATTTCAGTTATGCCAAAATACTCACAAAATATATCTTGATGTAGTGGAATTTTGATTTCTGAAATGATTTCTCTTTTAGACCAAACATAAAATTTCCCCTCTTCTCCATCAGAATCTGCGTCTTCAGCTGAGTAGAATACCCCTTTATCATCAGTAAGCTCTCTCAGTATGTAATTCAGGGTTTTTTCAACAGTATCTCTAAATATGTCGTCTTTGGAAATTTGATACATTTCACAAAATAGTATGACCAATAATGCATTATCGTACAACATCTTCTCAAAATGAGGCACAAGCCATTTTTGATCTGTTGAATATCTAGAAAATCCTCCTCCTAAATGGTCATGTATTCCTCCAAAGATAATTTTGTCACATGTTAATAGTACAAAATCTTTGAATTTTTCGATTCCTGAAATATGATAATATCGTAACAAGAACAACAAATTTGAAACATTGGGGAACTTGGGAGAAATACCAAAACCACCATTAACAAGGTCTGCCATCTGTAATAGATTTAGCGCCGATTCGTCTAATACTGTCTTGTCAATTACACCAATACTGTTACCTCTGATATCTCTTGAGGTACTTGCTAATGCATCAACAAATTCTGAGGTTGTCTTATCTATGTCATCCCTCTTTGCTGTATATGCTTGTGAGAGTTGTTTGAGAATTTCTCCAAAACCGGGCATTCCATATCTACTCTCCTTTGGAAAATATGTCCCTACGTAAAATGGCTTGAGGTCTGGAGTCAAAAATATGGATAAAGGCCAACCTCCATTACCGGTTACCAATTGACATGCTCTTTGATAAATATCATCGATATCTGGCCTTTCTTCTCTATCGACTTTTATGTTAATGAATTTTTCATTCATGATTTTTGCAATTTCATCATCTTCAAATGACTCATGTGCCATAACATGACACCAGTGACAAGAGCTATATCCTATACTGAGAAAAATTGGTTTATCCTCCTTCTTTGATAGACTAATTGTATCGTCATTCCAACCTAACCAATTAACTGGATTAAATGCATGTTGTAACAAATAAGGACTACTCTCATTTATCAGAGAGTTAGGTTTTCTCTCGACCTTATCATTCATTATACTAACTAGTCAGCTTAGATGTATTATGTATTTATGTAGGTAATTTGTGATAATTTGCTACAACACATAACCAATTTCGATACTTTGTATGTCTGTTTATCTGTAATCAAAAATATTACCGTGTTGTAATGCTTAGCTCACAACTACAGTACCTATCATTCCGGGGTGTAGTATGCAGAAATAAGGAAATTCGCCTTCTACATCAAACGTATGTTCAAATGTTTTTCCTTTACTGGTGAGGGCCGTCGGTCCAGTCAATCCCGAGTCAAATTCTTTTCCAACGTCTGGTGCACCTACTTCTCCCGAAGTTACAGTATGAAAAGCTGCGTCATCATTTGTCCAAACGATAGATTGACCAATCTTGGCATTGATGGGATTTGGACCATATGCGGTATCAGTCAACACGGATGCACCTGAAACTATAGAGGCTTCCACCACTTGTGAGTCTGAACTTGTTGCATTAGCGGAGCTTGTTGCATTAGCGGAGCTTGTTGCATTAGCGGAGCTTGTTGCATTAGCGGAGCTTGTTGCATTAGCGGAGCTTGTTGCATTAGCGGAGCTTGTTGCATTAGCGGAGCTTGTTGCATTAGCGGAGCTTGTTGCATTAGCGGAGCTTGTTGCATTAGCGGAGCTTGTTGCATTAGCGGAGCTTGTTGCATTAGCGGAGCTTGTTGCATTAGCGGAGCTTGTTGCATTAGCGGAGCTTGTTGCATTATCTGTCAGAAAAGGACGAAGTGAAGGAGGTGTTTGCAATATGGTTGGGTCTGTAATGACAGGCTCTTCTGGTAAATGATATTCAGCTCTAAGTGTTGATTGTTGCAAATTCAAAACGTCCGATGAAAAGGACGGACCAATATATCCAAAAGATGCCCATAATACATAAATAAATAACAAAGAAAGTCCCATTACTATCAGAGAGATACCTATAGTACCTATTTTCCATTTCTTGGCCGGGAGTTTT from Candidatus Nitrosocosmicus hydrocola carries:
- a CDS encoding cupredoxin domain-containing protein produces the protein MTDTAYGPNPINAKIGQSIVWTNDDAAFHTVTSGEVGAPDVGKEFDSGLTGPTALTSKGKTFEHTFDVEGEFPYFCILHPGMIGTVVVS
- a CDS encoding thioredoxin domain-containing protein, which codes for MNDKVERKPNSLINESSPYLLQHAFNPVNWLGWNDDTISLSKKEDKPIFLSIGYSSCHWCHVMAHESFEDDEIAKIMNEKFINIKVDREERPDIDDIYQRACQLVTGNGGWPLSIFLTPDLKPFYVGTYFPKESRYGMPGFGEILKQLSQAYTAKRDDIDKTTSEFVDALASTSRDIRGNSIGVIDKTVLDESALNLLQMADLVNGGFGISPKFPNVSNLLFLLRYYHISGIEKFKDFVLLTCDKIIFGGIHDHLGGGFSRYSTDQKWLVPHFEKMLYDNALLVILFCEMYQISKDDIFRDTVEKTLNYILRELTDDKGVFYSAEDADSDGEEGKFYVWSKREIISEIKIPLHQDIFCEYFGITEMGNFEGKNILNIKYSIDQLSKKYGLVAEEIKNIIDINSAKLFDVREKRVRPQKDDKTILSWNALAISAFVKGFKITGKGKYLEASLNAVEFVEKKLKSKDGLLYRIYKNGDVKILAYLDDYSFYVNALLDIVEVKTDSKYIDLAANYADLALKHFWDTEDNNFYYSSNLHESLLLRTKILYDLAIPSGNSVFVSNLIRLYHITGKRDYIDKAEKMIKGSIPAALDNPFGFGWLLSSSYLYLKKPIEITIFTDDIKHSKMTDELNKMFIPNSIFSVLYEGNASQDLDKYSLFKNKTLIKEKPSSDFVLICKDFACTPPITDLGEIKKFVASHSSSKERIK